A window of Chloroflexota bacterium genomic DNA:
CCAGACGCCAGCACCAATAGACAGATCATTATGGTTGAGGAAATAGATCGACTGAAAGATAAGGGCCAGCGCCAGGGCACTGAGAAGAAGCATCACCATGCTCCACCTTCCAGCCGCTCCGCTCCGAGCGAGGATCAACACCCCGAGGGAGAGCACTGCCACAGTACAAATGACAGCTCCCTGAGACAGTTCGACACCGATCGTGGAGAAACGTCCGGTTATCCAGGCTAGAAACGTACCGAGGATGGCGAGCAGGGAACCAGCAACGATAAGAGTCCCAGACGGGTCGGCCTGGATGCGCTTTGATAGCACGTCTAGGGTTCGAGCCTCCTGGCTCTTAACGGCCTGGCCAGAAACCGGGGCGCCACAGGAACTGCAAAAAGTGCTGTCGTCAGGAATTTGTGCCCCACACTTGCTGCAATACATGACACGTACCTCCTTTCTTGATGCTTACGAACAAAGGCCAATTGCAACGATATGACGCGATCTATGGGATGTCAACTGACCTTATTCGAGTGGGACGCACTTTAGCAGAAAACAGGCCTCCTGTCAAGCTACACCAGGCTTGACGACAGAGGTTAAACCGAATAAGATAATTCTCTCAGGATCTAGCTGCAGGATAGTAGGCGTGGTAAGGAAGAACGGAACTTATACAGC
This region includes:
- a CDS encoding zinc-ribbon domain-containing protein, translating into MYCSKCGAQIPDDSTFCSSCGAPVSGQAVKSQEARTLDVLSKRIQADPSGTLIVAGSLLAILGTFLAWITGRFSTIGVELSQGAVICTVAVLSLGVLILARSGAAGRWSMVMLLLSALALALIFQSIYFLNHNDLSIGAGVWVAMSGVLITAGGSLLEQCCPHKK